A single Candidatus Tectomicrobia bacterium DNA region contains:
- a CDS encoding energy-coupling factor ABC transporter ATP-binding protein — protein sequence MEGRTVTGGGFRLEGVRVRLGGAVVLDVEELAIPAGGATLLTGPNGAGKTTLLRLLAGLLPPEDGALTYRGNPVPFGQAGLAHRRRVTMLAQSPFLFSGSVLYNAAYGLRARGVPRAEAEGGAREALEAAGLLHLSQRSAHSLSGGERKRAALARAIACGAETLLLDEPTAEVDRESAERIRAAVQALTGAGKTVVVCSHQPEWAGVRGEIRLEHGRLAALPNS from the coding sequence ATGGAGGGGAGGACCGTGACGGGCGGGGGCTTCCGGCTGGAAGGCGTGCGCGTGCGCCTGGGCGGGGCGGTTGTCCTCGATGTGGAGGAATTGGCCATCCCCGCCGGGGGCGCCACCCTCCTCACCGGGCCGAACGGGGCGGGCAAGACCACCCTCCTGCGCCTGCTCGCGGGCCTCCTCCCGCCGGAGGACGGCGCGCTGACCTACCGGGGGAACCCGGTCCCCTTCGGACAGGCGGGCCTCGCCCACCGCCGCCGGGTGACGATGCTCGCCCAGTCGCCATTCCTCTTCAGCGGGAGCGTTCTCTACAACGCGGCCTACGGCCTGAGGGCGAGGGGGGTCCCCCGGGCCGAGGCGGAAGGGGGAGCCCGCGAGGCGCTCGAGGCGGCGGGACTGCTCCACCTCTCCCAGCGGAGCGCCCATTCCCTCTCGGGCGGGGAGCGCAAGCGCGCCGCCCTGGCGCGGGCGATTGCCTGCGGGGCCGAGACCCTCCTGCTGGACGAGCCGACGGCCGAGGTGGACCGGGAATCGGCCGAGCGCATCCGCGCGGCCGTCCAGGCGCTGACCGGGGCGGGAAAGACCGTGGTGGTGTGCAGCCATCAGCCGGAATGGGCCGGCGTCCGGGGGGAAATCCGCCTGGAGCACGGCCGGTTGGCCGCCCTTCCGAATTCCTGA
- a CDS encoding ABC transporter permease, which translates to MDFLIEGFYEGLLRVLTGDPEVWRAAGVTLQVSLWATLLASSLGLPAGYLLAVARFRGRGLVVGLLQSLLGFPTVVIGLLVYGLLSRRGPLGGMDLLFSPSAIVAGLCVLALPIAAVYGMTSVAGVDAGARETALTLGASAGRAAWTVFREARFGLMAAVLGAFGRVASEVGIAMMLGGNIEGHTRTLTTAIALESMKGEFGFGIALGMVLMSIMIAVSFLSRLLQRP; encoded by the coding sequence ATGGACTTTCTCATTGAAGGCTTCTACGAAGGCCTCCTCCGCGTCCTGACGGGAGATCCCGAGGTCTGGCGGGCCGCCGGGGTGACGCTGCAGGTGAGCCTGTGGGCGACTCTCCTGGCCTCTTCGCTCGGGCTCCCGGCGGGGTACCTGCTCGCCGTGGCGAGGTTCCGGGGACGCGGCCTCGTCGTCGGGCTGCTTCAGAGCCTCCTCGGATTTCCGACAGTCGTCATCGGCCTCCTCGTTTATGGCCTGCTCTCCCGGCGCGGCCCTCTGGGCGGGATGGACCTGCTCTTCTCGCCCTCGGCGATCGTGGCCGGGCTCTGCGTCCTGGCCCTTCCGATCGCCGCCGTATACGGAATGACGTCGGTCGCCGGGGTGGACGCCGGGGCGCGCGAGACGGCGCTCACCCTCGGCGCCTCCGCGGGCCGCGCCGCCTGGACGGTGTTCCGGGAGGCGCGCTTCGGCCTGATGGCCGCCGTGCTGGGGGCTTTCGGGCGGGTGGCCTCCGAGGTGGGCATCGCCATGATGCTCGGCGGAAACATCGAGGGCCACACCCGCACCCTCACCACCGCCATCGCGCTCGAGAGCATGAAGGGCGAGTTCGGCTTCGGCATCGCGCTGGGGATGGTGCTGATGTCGATCATGATCGCGGTGAGCTTCCTCTCCCGCCTCCTGCAGAGGCCCTGA
- a CDS encoding MFS transporter: MKNPFTAEAGETSLRYYGWLAVGLTFLTMATGGAVVGTFSVFYVAFLEEFGWSRGDTALGFSFSMVTFALSAGAIGSLIDRWGPRAVIPCGVAVLGAGLALMSTVDSLAELYIYYGVVVALGITLIGFVPTSTVVSRWFRRRRATAMGLALSGRSFGGMLLVPFSAYLIGAYGWRGAYLILAAGIALPLLPLTAALHRRPPLPAEERSLAPGSPPEEGLWGPAFWFVFTAGLLHGVGFSIVGLHQVAHLVDAGVGAMTAASLMGALAALRTLGGMAGGWCGDRLGRTRTYFISSAAGLAGVFLLMNVNAERWLLAYLYVVFLGLGDGARGITFLSIKADLFPARSFGRILGYSQIGSGLAAAAGPWLAGYIYDVLGSYRYAFWLVVIVDVLSLATVAAAAVRGGTGARRREAA; this comes from the coding sequence TTGAAAAATCCCTTCACCGCCGAAGCCGGCGAGACGAGCCTCCGCTACTACGGCTGGCTCGCCGTCGGCCTGACGTTCCTCACGATGGCGACGGGCGGCGCCGTCGTGGGCACTTTCTCCGTCTTCTACGTGGCCTTCCTCGAGGAGTTCGGCTGGTCGCGCGGCGACACCGCCCTGGGCTTCTCCTTCTCCATGGTGACCTTCGCCCTCTCGGCCGGGGCGATCGGCTCGCTCATCGACCGCTGGGGGCCCCGGGCCGTCATCCCCTGCGGGGTCGCGGTGCTGGGGGCGGGCCTGGCGCTGATGTCCACGGTGGACAGCCTGGCCGAGCTCTATATCTACTACGGGGTCGTGGTGGCGCTCGGCATCACCCTCATCGGGTTCGTCCCGACGAGCACGGTGGTCAGCCGGTGGTTCCGCCGCCGGCGGGCGACCGCCATGGGCCTCGCCCTCTCGGGCCGCAGCTTCGGCGGAATGCTGCTGGTGCCCTTCTCCGCCTACCTCATCGGCGCCTACGGCTGGCGCGGGGCCTACCTCATCCTGGCCGCGGGGATCGCCCTGCCGCTGCTCCCCCTGACGGCCGCCTTGCACCGGCGGCCTCCCCTCCCGGCGGAGGAGCGCTCCCTGGCCCCGGGCTCCCCGCCCGAGGAGGGGCTCTGGGGCCCGGCCTTCTGGTTCGTCTTCACGGCGGGCCTCCTCCACGGCGTCGGCTTCAGCATCGTGGGCCTCCACCAGGTGGCCCATTTGGTGGACGCCGGGGTGGGCGCCATGACGGCGGCCTCCCTCATGGGCGCGCTGGCCGCGCTCAGGACCCTGGGGGGCATGGCGGGCGGGTGGTGCGGCGACCGGCTCGGGCGGACGCGCACCTATTTTATCTCCAGCGCGGCGGGCCTCGCGGGGGTGTTTCTGCTGATGAACGTGAACGCGGAGCGCTGGCTGCTGGCCTACCTCTACGTCGTTTTCCTCGGCCTGGGGGATGGCGCGCGCGGGATCACCTTCCTGTCCATCAAGGCCGATCTCTTCCCGGCGCGGAGCTTCGGCCGCATCCTGGGCTACAGCCAGATCGGCTCCGGGCTGGCCGCGGCGGCGGGGCCGTGGCTCGCGGGCTACATCTATGACGTCCTGGGAAGCTACCGGTATGCCTTCTGGCTGGTGGTGATCGTGGACGTGCTCTCGCTCGCGACGGTCGCGGCGGCGGCGGTGCGGGGGGGCACGGGCGCCCGCCGGCGCGAAGCGGCCTAG
- a CDS encoding LysM peptidoglycan-binding domain-containing protein, giving the protein MSWSRKLVLGAAALAILASPARPSEGAKNPSLFPVSGVIQEQKQFWVRVFARVSTSEVVIHDEETLQVFSVMRLDAPWDGRSSQRHAIRAERERHEAVLLALADGRTPPPGTAALAERLRKALAGESRQEMRRAAYSLRAQPGLKEKFREGYIRSGRYLPRFEAIFRSRNLPADLALLPHVESGFEERAYSKARAVGMWQFMQPTARLFMRADGAVDGRRDPFIAAEGAADLLRQNYQELGAWPLALTAYNHGAQGMQRAVATVGSRDMDLIVRRYKGRLFGFASRNFYGEFLAAVHIHRNIREFYGPLRQDPPARFDVFHVPRPVSLTDLAGRIGVPREALRPMNPALGAWVARGKGHIPRGYPLRVPAGQGTQVARAYAAGASQPAAAPEGSEWAFVAPGDTLSAIASRHKVTVAALMSANGLQDALIHPGDRLSVPAVSSRKPEKKAPEKREAAPVQVAKKEAAPVQAARKEEPPAVEPGEALKEIARADGLTIQDFIEAAELEDIETQSEDGFLLAEAVPQKEGPPAPLQAREETAPRVAVVKKGDTLVEIAARHKVSVQDLMAANKLRGTLIRPGDRLALPGMPAPEKPKKKEAPVQAALVPAAPPSVKSPASLDAKEAAPTAPLAALREEALRQALAVSVPNGSQIGRVSIYESETISHFAEWLEVSPVRLRQLNDIRGGRAMPMGRTLKVPLDRVSRAEFLERRLSYHRGLKEEFDRKFEVSGTVRHKLAPKENVWVLVTRTYKIPLWLVRGYNPGKDLRRLAAGEEIVFPLVKPR; this is encoded by the coding sequence TTGAGCTGGAGCCGGAAACTCGTTCTCGGAGCCGCCGCCCTCGCCATTCTCGCCTCTCCCGCCAGGCCCTCCGAGGGGGCGAAAAATCCCTCCCTTTTCCCCGTTTCGGGCGTGATTCAAGAACAAAAACAGTTCTGGGTGAGGGTTTTCGCCCGGGTGTCGACCTCGGAAGTCGTCATCCACGACGAGGAGACCCTCCAGGTCTTCTCCGTCATGCGGCTCGACGCTCCCTGGGACGGCCGGAGCAGCCAGCGCCACGCCATCCGGGCCGAGCGGGAGCGGCACGAGGCGGTCCTCCTGGCGCTGGCCGACGGGCGGACGCCGCCCCCCGGGACCGCGGCGCTGGCCGAGCGCCTGCGCAAGGCGCTCGCCGGGGAGAGCCGCCAGGAGATGCGGCGCGCCGCCTACAGCCTGCGGGCCCAGCCGGGCCTGAAGGAGAAGTTCCGGGAGGGGTATATCCGCTCGGGCCGCTACCTGCCGCGCTTCGAGGCGATCTTCCGGTCGCGGAACCTGCCGGCCGACCTCGCCCTGCTCCCCCACGTCGAGAGCGGTTTCGAGGAGCGCGCCTACAGCAAGGCCCGCGCGGTCGGGATGTGGCAGTTCATGCAGCCGACGGCGCGCCTCTTCATGCGGGCGGACGGCGCGGTGGACGGGCGCCGCGATCCGTTCATCGCGGCGGAGGGAGCCGCCGATCTCCTGCGCCAGAACTACCAGGAGCTCGGCGCCTGGCCCCTCGCCCTCACCGCCTACAACCACGGCGCCCAGGGGATGCAGCGGGCGGTGGCCACGGTGGGCTCGCGCGACATGGACCTAATCGTGAGGCGCTACAAGGGGCGCCTCTTCGGCTTCGCCTCGCGCAACTTCTACGGGGAGTTCCTGGCGGCGGTCCACATCCACCGCAACATCCGGGAGTTCTACGGCCCGCTGCGGCAGGACCCGCCCGCGCGCTTCGACGTCTTCCACGTGCCCCGGCCCGTCTCGCTGACCGATCTCGCGGGCCGCATCGGCGTCCCGCGCGAGGCCCTGCGCCCCATGAATCCGGCGCTGGGTGCCTGGGTGGCGCGGGGGAAGGGGCACATCCCGAGAGGGTATCCCCTGCGCGTGCCGGCGGGGCAGGGGACCCAGGTGGCACGGGCCTACGCGGCGGGGGCCTCCCAGCCCGCGGCCGCTCCGGAGGGCTCCGAGTGGGCCTTCGTCGCCCCCGGCGACACCCTGAGCGCCATCGCCTCGCGCCATAAGGTCACGGTGGCGGCTCTCATGTCCGCGAACGGGCTCCAGGACGCCCTGATCCATCCGGGGGACCGCCTGAGCGTCCCGGCCGTGTCCTCAAGGAAGCCCGAGAAGAAGGCGCCGGAGAAGCGGGAGGCCGCCCCCGTCCAGGTGGCGAAGAAGGAGGCCGCCCCCGTCCAGGCCGCGAGGAAGGAGGAGCCCCCCGCGGTGGAGCCCGGCGAGGCGCTGAAGGAGATCGCCCGCGCGGACGGCCTCACCATTCAGGACTTCATCGAGGCGGCCGAGCTGGAGGACATCGAGACGCAGTCGGAGGACGGCTTCCTCCTGGCCGAGGCGGTCCCCCAAAAGGAGGGGCCGCCGGCCCCGCTCCAGGCCCGGGAAGAGACCGCCCCGCGCGTGGCCGTCGTGAAGAAGGGCGATACGCTCGTCGAAATCGCCGCGCGACACAAGGTCAGCGTGCAGGACCTCATGGCGGCGAACAAGCTGCGGGGCACCCTCATCCGCCCGGGCGACAGGCTCGCGCTGCCGGGGATGCCCGCTCCGGAGAAGCCGAAGAAGAAGGAAGCGCCGGTCCAGGCGGCCCTCGTCCCGGCGGCGCCCCCGTCCGTGAAGTCCCCGGCCTCGCTCGATGCCAAGGAGGCGGCGCCCACCGCGCCGCTCGCGGCCCTCCGCGAGGAGGCCCTCCGGCAGGCGCTGGCCGTCTCGGTTCCGAACGGAAGCCAGATCGGCCGGGTCAGCATCTACGAGAGCGAGACGATCAGCCATTTCGCCGAATGGCTGGAGGTGTCGCCCGTCCGGCTCCGGCAGCTCAACGACATCCGGGGGGGCCGCGCCATGCCCATGGGCCGGACCCTGAAGGTCCCGCTGGACCGGGTGTCGCGGGCGGAGTTCCTGGAACGGCGGCTCTCCTATCACCGGGGCCTCAAGGAGGAGTTCGACCGCAAGTTCGAGGTATCGGGAACGGTGCGGCACAAGCTCGCGCCCAAGGAAAACGTCTGGGTGCTGGTCACCCGGACCTACAAGATCCCGCTCTGGCTCGTCCGGGGCTACAATCCCGGAAAAGACCTCCGCCGCCTGGCCGCGGGCGAAGAGATCGTGTTTCCTCTCGTTAAGCCCCGGTGA
- a CDS encoding helix-turn-helix transcriptional regulator, producing the protein MGEMLSTAEAAELLGLNEKKVYSLARAGKIPAVRLTGKWIFPRATLEEWLESLARGGVRGEVPRARRPAALVLAGSDDPLFRSLLRGLNRQPEQGLLAFAELGSAGGLRALAGGLADLACSHLEEEGEFNLPFLPRLAPGVRGRVVTVAHRRQGILTAPRNPLGLRSVADLARRPGLRIVNRQPGSGTRLLLDAELRRAGAEPESLPGYKIEVSTHEEAALRVVRGEADAAIACEWAGRQAGLGFVPLREERFDLIVPREAGRRAGSLVEALRSPSFRRRGAAWPGYDLRETGTVQAEF; encoded by the coding sequence ATGGGTGAGATGCTCTCCACGGCCGAGGCGGCGGAGCTCCTGGGCCTGAACGAAAAGAAGGTATATTCCCTTGCCAGGGCGGGGAAAATTCCCGCCGTCCGCCTCACCGGAAAATGGATCTTCCCCCGGGCGACGCTCGAGGAGTGGCTCGAAAGTCTCGCGCGGGGGGGCGTGCGGGGCGAGGTCCCCCGCGCGCGACGCCCCGCCGCCCTCGTCCTCGCCGGGAGCGACGACCCCCTCTTCCGCTCCCTCCTGCGCGGCCTGAACCGCCAGCCGGAGCAGGGCCTCCTGGCCTTCGCCGAGTTGGGGAGCGCCGGGGGGCTGCGGGCCCTGGCCGGGGGGCTGGCCGACCTCGCCTGCTCCCACCTGGAGGAGGAAGGGGAGTTCAACCTGCCCTTCCTGCCGCGCCTCGCCCCGGGCGTGCGGGGGCGGGTGGTCACCGTGGCCCACCGCCGCCAGGGCATCCTCACCGCCCCGCGCAACCCCCTGGGCCTGCGCAGCGTGGCGGACCTGGCGCGCCGCCCCGGCCTCCGCATCGTGAACCGCCAGCCGGGCTCGGGCACCCGGCTCCTGCTGGACGCTGAGCTGCGCCGCGCCGGCGCCGAGCCCGAGAGCCTCCCCGGCTACAAGATCGAGGTGAGCACCCATGAGGAGGCCGCCCTGCGCGTCGTGCGCGGGGAGGCCGACGCCGCCATCGCCTGCGAGTGGGCGGGGCGCCAGGCGGGCCTGGGCTTCGTGCCCCTGCGCGAGGAGCGCTTCGACCTCATCGTGCCCCGGGAGGCGGGCCGGCGCGCCGGAAGCCTCGTCGAGGCGCTGCGCTCGCCCTCCTTTCGGCGCCGGGGGGCCGCCTGGCCGGGCTACGACCTGCGGGAGACGGGGACCGTCCAGGCCGAATTCTAG
- a CDS encoding AsmA family protein, with amino-acid sequence MRTAAIFLGAIAGIIVLAVAGAFIYIKTLDPNQYKGYIAGKAKEATGRDLRIEGPIRFELGLRPVLVVEGASFSNTSWGSRPQMATLKRLEVEVEILPLIRAREIRLKRLVLIHPDILLERNKEGRGNWQFGTADEKQPQKDEKQPQKKEGRGVPAGLALATQVENASVTYRNHQTGKVHRVTIERMSANAESLDSLVALKFKGAYEEIPVTVDGKVGPFGTVLKGTGPFPVEVSFSVGEIQSSVKGRIGDIGDMSGIDLHFASEGGGFSSVKSLVGSMIGGTGKFRLAAQVKGDTASLAITGMTLRSGESDIAGRFKANFKGPRPRFEGELVSKRLLLTEFIQPAKGGQAPKQAPKKEPGAGKGELFPKTPIPYDSLRHVDARVRLSAGELIAPRAYFHEVSADLNLQDGRLGLTALKAKTAGGSMEGNLHANANTKVGGLKVTGRNLEMAELLKNAGTSAWVSGRTDFSLDLQGRGEDVDTLMGNLDGETRLLVGEGTMNTAGLDYLVGGFTQVLGTLLSQGTTNMKLNCAAADFAVKKGVAETRALVADSQFSTISGEGKIDLGRETVDMRVVPKAKSVTLSMSVPVRIEGPLRKPSVRPDELAVARRLAGVIGAFVFPPAAIIGLGELGTWSNPCIDIMKSGAAPGAPKDGDPKDGDPKKGLEGVGKELKKGIEGIGEGLKGLLGK; translated from the coding sequence ATGCGCACCGCCGCGATTTTCCTGGGCGCCATCGCGGGGATCATCGTTCTCGCGGTGGCGGGAGCGTTCATTTACATCAAGACCCTCGACCCGAACCAGTACAAGGGCTACATCGCCGGCAAGGCGAAGGAGGCAACCGGCCGCGACCTCAGGATTGAGGGCCCCATCCGCTTCGAGCTCGGCCTGAGGCCCGTGCTCGTGGTGGAGGGGGCGAGCTTCTCCAACACCTCCTGGGGGAGCCGCCCCCAGATGGCCACCCTGAAGCGGCTCGAGGTGGAGGTGGAGATCCTCCCCCTCATCCGGGCCCGGGAGATCCGCCTGAAGCGCCTCGTGCTGATCCATCCCGACATCCTGCTCGAGAGGAACAAGGAGGGCCGGGGGAACTGGCAGTTCGGCACGGCCGATGAGAAGCAGCCCCAGAAGGATGAGAAGCAGCCCCAAAAGAAAGAGGGCCGGGGCGTCCCGGCGGGCCTGGCCCTCGCCACCCAGGTGGAGAACGCCTCCGTCACCTACCGCAACCACCAGACGGGCAAGGTGCACCGGGTCACCATCGAGCGCATGTCCGCGAACGCCGAGAGCCTCGACTCGCTGGTCGCGCTGAAGTTCAAGGGCGCCTACGAGGAGATCCCCGTGACGGTGGACGGCAAGGTGGGCCCCTTCGGCACGGTCCTGAAGGGCACGGGGCCGTTCCCGGTCGAGGTCTCCTTCTCGGTGGGCGAAATCCAGAGCTCGGTCAAGGGACGGATCGGCGACATCGGAGACATGAGCGGCATCGACCTCCATTTCGCCTCGGAGGGCGGGGGGTTCTCCTCCGTGAAGTCCCTCGTCGGCTCCATGATCGGCGGGACGGGCAAGTTCCGGCTCGCCGCCCAGGTGAAGGGAGACACGGCCTCCCTCGCGATCACCGGGATGACCCTGCGCTCCGGCGAGAGCGACATCGCCGGGCGCTTCAAGGCGAACTTCAAGGGCCCCCGCCCGCGCTTCGAGGGCGAGCTCGTCTCGAAGCGCCTCCTGCTGACGGAGTTCATCCAGCCGGCCAAGGGCGGGCAGGCGCCCAAGCAGGCGCCCAAGAAGGAGCCCGGGGCCGGCAAGGGCGAGCTCTTCCCGAAGACCCCCATCCCCTACGACAGCCTCCGCCACGTGGACGCCCGCGTCCGCCTCTCGGCGGGAGAGCTCATCGCCCCGCGCGCGTACTTCCACGAAGTGTCGGCCGACCTCAACCTCCAGGACGGCCGCCTCGGCCTCACCGCCCTCAAGGCCAAGACCGCGGGCGGCTCGATGGAGGGGAACCTCCACGCCAACGCCAACACCAAGGTCGGCGGCCTCAAGGTCACGGGCCGGAACCTCGAGATGGCCGAGCTCCTCAAGAACGCGGGCACCTCCGCCTGGGTGAGCGGCCGGACCGACTTCTCCCTGGACCTCCAGGGCCGGGGCGAGGACGTCGACACCCTCATGGGTAACCTGGACGGGGAGACCCGGCTCCTCGTCGGCGAGGGGACCATGAACACGGCCGGCCTCGACTACCTGGTCGGCGGCTTCACCCAGGTGCTCGGCACCCTCCTCTCGCAGGGCACCACCAACATGAAGCTCAACTGCGCGGCGGCCGACTTCGCCGTGAAGAAAGGCGTCGCCGAGACACGCGCCCTGGTGGCCGACAGCCAGTTCTCCACCATCTCGGGCGAGGGCAAGATCGACCTCGGCCGGGAGACGGTCGACATGCGGGTCGTGCCGAAGGCCAAGTCCGTCACCCTGAGCATGTCGGTGCCGGTCCGGATCGAGGGCCCCCTCCGGAAGCCGAGCGTCCGCCCGGACGAGCTGGCGGTCGCCCGGAGGCTCGCCGGGGTGATCGGGGCCTTCGTCTTCCCGCCGGCGGCCATCATCGGCCTCGGCGAGCTGGGCACCTGGAGCAACCCCTGCATCGACATCATGAAGAGCGGGGCCGCCCCCGGCGCCCCGAAGGACGGCGACCCGAAGGACGGCGACCCGAAGAAGGGACTCGAAGGGGTGGGCAAGGAGCTGAAGAAGGGCATCGAGGGGATCGGCGAGGGGCTGAAGGGGCTGCTCGGGAAGTAG
- a CDS encoding substrate-binding domain-containing protein produces the protein MRSLAGFALFFAFVTASAGLAGAAERLKLATTTSTSNSGLLKYLHPVFEEKHGVKVDVIAVGTGQALRLGRNRDVDVVLVHARAAEDKFVAEGHGVNRRDVMYNDFIVAGPKKDPAGVRGMKDAVAAFKKVAGKKALWFSRGDDSGTHKMELRLWKAAGLGKPSGGWYRSLGQGMGNTLIAADEKGAYTLADRGTYIALTAKKKIGLEIAIEGDKKLFNPYGVIAVNPKKHPHVKYDLAMKYVNFLVSPEGQKLIGGFAMEGKVLFFPSAGGAGGN, from the coding sequence ATGCGCTCTCTCGCGGGTTTCGCTCTCTTCTTTGCTTTCGTCACCGCCTCCGCGGGCCTTGCCGGCGCGGCGGAGCGCCTCAAGCTCGCCACCACCACCAGCACGTCCAACTCGGGTCTGCTGAAGTACCTTCATCCCGTCTTCGAGGAGAAGCATGGGGTGAAGGTGGACGTGATCGCCGTGGGCACAGGCCAGGCGCTGCGCCTCGGGCGGAACAGGGACGTGGACGTGGTGCTCGTCCACGCCCGCGCCGCCGAGGACAAGTTCGTGGCGGAGGGCCACGGCGTGAACCGCCGGGACGTGATGTACAACGACTTCATCGTGGCTGGCCCCAAGAAGGACCCAGCGGGGGTCCGGGGGATGAAGGACGCCGTGGCCGCCTTCAAGAAAGTGGCGGGGAAGAAGGCCCTCTGGTTCAGCCGCGGCGACGACTCGGGCACCCACAAGATGGAGCTCCGGCTCTGGAAGGCGGCGGGCCTGGGCAAGCCCTCGGGCGGGTGGTACCGCTCCCTGGGCCAGGGGATGGGCAACACTCTCATTGCGGCGGACGAGAAGGGGGCCTACACCCTCGCCGACCGGGGCACCTACATCGCCCTGACCGCCAAGAAGAAGATCGGGCTCGAGATCGCCATCGAGGGCGACAAGAAGCTCTTCAACCCCTACGGCGTCATCGCCGTCAACCCCAAGAAGCATCCCCACGTGAAGTACGACCTGGCGATGAAGTACGTGAACTTCCTCGTCTCCCCTGAGGGCCAAAAGCTCATCGGCGGCTTTGCGATGGAGGGGAAGGTGCTCTTCTTCCCCTCGGCGGGGGGGGCTGGCGGCAACTGA
- the dnaN gene encoding DNA polymerase III subunit beta, with translation MEITVKRDTLLRALQMMQGVAESRSSAMPILQNVLIETEGKKKFRMLGTNLDISLKAAFEAEVGKAGKTTLNARRFFDIVRELPEADVRLAEEQGQWARIVCERSSFRLPGLPPADFPSLPEAKGAESHKLPAKTLGDMIRKTMFAISQDETRYTYNGVFMESEDEKLRLVATDGHRLALIERPCPGLKLERGVIVHKKALGELVKLLQGSGEEVAVALTQNHILFQMESVELSARLIDGEFPKYRQVIPKHDGSAILTDREALVRALRRVSLLSNETRMVKFVFQPGQLTLTTNGSEAGEAEEVLESDYGGEKLEIGFNSRYCLDVLGILDEPKVRFELKDSLSPGVITPEGSEGYTYVVMPMRV, from the coding sequence GTGGAGATCACGGTCAAGCGCGACACGCTGCTTCGCGCCCTCCAGATGATGCAGGGCGTGGCCGAGAGCCGCAGCAGCGCCATGCCGATCCTCCAGAACGTCCTCATCGAGACCGAGGGCAAGAAGAAGTTCCGGATGCTCGGGACGAACCTCGACATCAGCCTCAAGGCCGCCTTCGAGGCCGAGGTCGGCAAGGCGGGGAAGACCACCCTGAACGCCCGCCGCTTCTTCGACATCGTGCGGGAGCTGCCCGAAGCCGACGTGCGCCTGGCCGAGGAGCAGGGCCAGTGGGCGCGCATCGTCTGCGAGCGCTCGAGCTTCCGCCTGCCGGGCCTGCCCCCGGCGGATTTCCCGAGCCTGCCGGAGGCCAAGGGGGCCGAGTCCCACAAGCTCCCGGCCAAGACCCTGGGCGACATGATCCGCAAGACCATGTTCGCCATCTCGCAGGACGAGACCCGCTACACTTACAACGGCGTCTTCATGGAGTCCGAGGACGAGAAGCTGCGTCTCGTGGCCACCGACGGCCACCGGCTCGCCCTCATCGAGCGCCCCTGCCCGGGGCTCAAGCTGGAGCGCGGGGTGATCGTCCACAAGAAGGCGCTCGGGGAGCTGGTGAAGCTCCTGCAGGGCTCGGGCGAGGAGGTGGCGGTCGCGCTCACCCAGAACCACATCCTCTTCCAGATGGAGAGCGTGGAGCTCTCCGCGCGCCTCATCGACGGCGAGTTCCCCAAGTACCGCCAGGTGATCCCCAAGCACGACGGCAGCGCCATCCTCACCGACCGCGAGGCGCTGGTGCGCGCGCTCCGGCGCGTGTCGCTGCTCTCGAACGAGACGCGCATGGTCAAGTTCGTCTTCCAGCCGGGCCAGCTCACGCTGACCACCAACGGCTCGGAGGCGGGCGAGGCCGAGGAGGTCCTGGAATCCGACTACGGCGGCGAGAAGCTCGAGATCGGCTTCAACTCGCGCTATTGCCTCGACGTGCTGGGAATCCTCGACGAGCCCAAGGTGCGGTTCGAGCTGAAGGACTCCCTCAGCCCCGGCGTCATCACGCCCGAGGGATCCGAGGGCTACACCTACGTCGTCATGCCCATGCGGGTGTAG
- a CDS encoding helix-turn-helix transcriptional regulator, which produces MANGSRPAARGPKAGKGAGRRKGAVQVPEVRIGEKVRGLRKKQGYSIQKLAELSGVSPAGIYKIETNGMVPTVTTLVKLAVALEQPVSYFVEQGESLPEVRCIRKGERMLLASGQEGRTEVVAERLRGGRLETLFRTLEAGARSRAPHVQAGCEHFVYCLKGELAVQRGDETFQLKEGDSLHYQANGRVTFENTARSVAQFLIVHAHATAN; this is translated from the coding sequence ATGGCGAATGGAAGCCGCCCCGCGGCGCGGGGCCCGAAGGCCGGCAAGGGTGCCGGCCGCAGGAAGGGCGCCGTGCAGGTGCCCGAGGTCCGGATCGGTGAGAAGGTGCGCGGCCTGCGCAAGAAGCAGGGGTACTCCATCCAGAAGCTCGCGGAGCTGTCGGGCGTCTCCCCGGCCGGCATCTACAAGATCGAAACCAACGGAATGGTCCCCACGGTCACGACCCTGGTGAAGCTCGCGGTCGCGCTCGAGCAGCCGGTGAGCTACTTCGTGGAGCAGGGGGAGAGCCTGCCCGAGGTCCGCTGCATCCGAAAGGGCGAGCGCATGCTCCTGGCGAGCGGCCAGGAAGGGCGCACCGAGGTGGTCGCCGAGCGCCTGCGCGGGGGAAGGCTGGAGACGCTCTTCCGCACCCTGGAGGCCGGCGCCAGGAGCCGCGCCCCCCACGTCCAGGCCGGGTGCGAGCACTTCGTCTACTGCCTCAAGGGCGAGCTGGCCGTTCAGCGGGGAGACGAGACGTTCCAGCTCAAGGAAGGCGATTCCCTCCACTACCAAGCCAACGGGCGGGTGACCTTCGAGAACACGGCGCGCTCGGTCGCGCAGTTCCTGATCGTCCATGCCCACGCCACGGCCAACTGA